One Ictalurus furcatus strain D&B chromosome 22, Billie_1.0, whole genome shotgun sequence genomic window, GGAGTTACTTGTTTGAGAACAACGCAAATTGTCCTACGCAAATGTGTGAACTCTTGCTCTGTATCTGTTGCACAGGTACCGTATGGCCACAACAAAAGCAGGCAGACCATCTGCTGCTACACCGCTTTGGGACGATGCTTCTCAGGCCAACTAATTAATCTACTCCAGTCTGAATCTCacccctcatacacacacatacacacactgcaggcaCAGTGTAAACACTCATCTTTTCATGTCAATCACATGGGACAGTTTACTTCTGCATGAACTGGATTCAAACGAAATGCGACTGAAAGCAACTTCACAGAAGCATCCGTTTCCAGGCCAGTTACATGATGAAGTCaaattacattttcacttaCAGGTGAAGCAACATGCGatccaaaaaatattatattaaattaacatacacacacacacacatatacatacacatacatacattatattatattatattgtatgatatgatatgatatgatatgatatgatatatcatatcatatcatatcatatcatatcatatcatatcatatcatatcatatcatatcatatcatatcatatcatatcatatcatatcatatcatatcatatcatatcatatcatatcatatcatatcatatcatatcatatatgaATGAACCAGTAAGGGGTCAAGTGACTTGCTCaagagtcctgggatttgaactgacATGACTGTCTTTGCTGTCATGTATGTGATAGCATACATGATGACACATGATCAGGGCTGCAAAgaagttaatattttattagatGAAAATTTACAGTCATATGAAATTGTTGgcaaaaaaatcttaaaaaaaaaaggaaaaaaaaaatgcaagtcctCCTCTATGTCGAAATCTGCAGACATCCTTGTTACAAACCCTGTTCTACGTGATTCAGTTTGTGTACGGCGCCCgtcttcctctgctgtaaacagtgcagtaCTTCCGGGTCCCGTTGTATCACGAGAACATGTACATATAGAACAGtctttgtaacaaagatgtctgcagatttcgacatagaggaggacttgcattttttttggtcCGCTCTCATGTCAACACAACAAGCATGATTCATGGTTCTCTCGTGAATGCCTGTTGGAGATCTAtgcggaagtgaagatattctgtgaataaagacttaatttGAGATTTTTTGCACGCACACAGCATTCATATCGCTTTGTAAACCTGCGATTAAACCACTgtagtcacatggattacttttacgatgcctttgtgaactttttggagcttgaaagttttgtttacatggactgtaaatggagggacagaaatctcccaggtttcattgaaaatgttttcatttgtgttccgaagatgaacgaaagtcttctgggtttggaacgacatgagggtgagtaactgATTTACTGAAATTTTCATTTTTCGATTTAGTATCCCTTTAAGTAAACAACGTATCGAATATAAAAATCCATGTCATGATGCTCTCAAACATCCATAAACCAGATGTACGTTATTTTACATACGTTATTGCAGTAGAAGGCATAGAAGACACCTGGGACGTAGCAGCCCAACGTTCCAATAGATATCCCTGCGTAGTCCAGTGCCATCCAGCGCCGGCTGGTTTTTTCCGAGCGATGACAGCAGAACAGGTGATATCCCACTGAGCACAGCATGCACACCTAAACACATCAGACTCCATGTTTAGACTCCATGCACGCCACTTAAAAATAGAGATATCCAACAGGCCAGTTTCATGTTTTCAAACAAGCGCCCACCCAATTGTGAATTTCAGTGCAATATGGATCGCCCACTGTTCTGCATTTTCTGAGGTCATTCAATTATGCGATTATCTTAAGCCTACCTAGCATTCACACAGTTCCATATGAACTGTGATGCTGTGTTTCTGCCTCTGATTATTCTGGCATGATGTTCAAAGTGTATGTTCTGGGAATTAGCGGAGTCTCTAAGCTACATCCTTATGCCTGAGAGTGTAACTGCCAAAGTACGAGGCAGAGCAACAACTGAAAATAAAAGTATGGCACACTAACAACTACAAGCATTCGATTAACTGACTTCAAAAGGTATTTTGAATATAAATTGAATAACATGTTGTGCTACTTGCCACTTAACATACCCAAAGtagacttttattatttttttaactgccTGAATTAACAGAATATTTTGTACAATACCATAACAAAAGTCATTATTGCAGAAGAAAATTTCTCTTTGCTGATTAAGATGTTCTGAACATGTTTATCACAGAGCATGCGCACaccaaaaagtaaataaacgcACCTGGAAGCAGAAAAGCCCTATAGAGTAGATGACATAATCTTCTCTGGAGGCTCCGACCATAGGCAGCACAGCCACCATGTCGTACACTCCCAGCGAGAAGAACAGGAAGAACCCGAGCAGGTGACTCCAGATGTTCACAGTCTCGTTGGAAAGGATGAAAAGactagagagaaaaaaaaaaatgcaattatcAGCACAAATGGAGGAATTATTTATAGACAGGTTGGCTTAACCGATGacttaaaatgttaaattccACAAAGAGAGCTGATGAAGCCATGCAGAGAAGCATTAAAAACACCTTCAAAATCCAGTGATCTTGACCTATGCTTCCTTCAAATGCGGAGTCTACAGTCTTATTTTCCATTAACAAAGAAACATAAATTGGAAGTCATGGCATTTGTGTCACTAGCACTAGTTATTGAACACATTTATACActgcctggccaaaaaaaaggtcgctgtttggatttaaataagcAATTACTTAAGAGCCTATGACTGGATCATTattgcagtgattaatatgtttcagctggaAACAATTCTTTTAACCCTAACTGATGCAGTGTGTAGCTTGTCATTTCTTAAACAACCATGTCGGAAGAAGTACAGTCAGAAATTTACATACGCCTTGACGAATCTCaaaaatcttaatacttttaacaaaataagagggatcataaaaatcccatgtttttttatttagtcctgccctgaataagctatttcacaaaacagatgtttacatattgactacgtttacatggacagcagtaatctaattattgaccttactctgagtaagaaaataatgtgattaaggtgtttacatgagtcgcttttagactactcctttcatgtacccgttttacatgttatagaacataattagattaacggcacacgtcattacgtcaccacgccgtgccgtccgacgtccctccagaatttcacgtatcaacatacagttcgtcttcgttatggtaccgtatacagttttgggagtttttatttaatttttttacgaacgcttttaagtgcagttaattatttgtcatgctgtacgtgcaaatagacaactgttTGAAGCCGTgcgctgcgtccgaaaccgtgtacttaccgtctatatagtaactgagatacatgtatttttccccactacaggcctatagtaggcaagtatgtggtttgggacgcagccgtgttctcttgttcaccgtaaaatgtgagcactgccatgtgtgatcgtgtcctgtcgcaaatgcggtgaaaactctcacacgacgttaataatgtgattaagctgtttacatgtctgtaatacacgtcgataatgcgactaaaataggaatattccacatgtcttaattcgattagtgtttacttcgagtatgaccttaatcagattaaggtaattaaaaattgctgcttacatggtagtttcttaatcacagtattgtcttaatcgggttaatagtggattatcgttgtccatgtaaacgcactgataaTCCAGAAGACAAGATAATAGTGAATTTATCAAAATTACCCCGTCTAAAAGTTTACAtgcccttgattcttaataccgtgtgtcgttacctggatgatccatgactgtgtttatgttttatgataattgttcacgagtcccttgtttgtcctgagcagttaaactgcctactgttcttcagaaaaatcctccaggtcctgcacatttttcgcttttccagcatcttctgcatatttgatctCTTTCTAACATCggctatatgatgctgagatctatcttttcacactgaggacgactgagggactcgtacacaactattacaaaaggttcaAACGTTCAGTGATGTTCAAGAAaacaacacgatacattaagagccaggaggacgtaaacttttgaacaggatgattggtgtacattgttattttgtcttctgggagacatgtaaataccttatgtagcttctgaagggcagtactaaatgaagaaaataagatctttaaacaaaataataactaataataataatagtaataataataataataataataataataataataataataataacaacaacaacaacaacaataataatactccATGACGAATACGGACATGTGACTATCATAGGTTGGTACGGAGGAGCAGCAGTTAGCATTGCCAccttacagctccaggatccctggttagatcctgagctcaggttactttcTGTCCACGTTCTCCTTGTGAacatgggtttcttccaggttctccacGTTCCTCCCACAATCCCAATAGCATGTTCAGAGGTGATCTGGCTACACTGCACTGCCCCTAGATGTGAACGATCCAACACCATCCTGACCAGGTTAAAGCTGTTACTgaacatgactgaatgaatgaggCTTTCTCTAGCTTCAGTGTTAAGTAGCATCTGATCACTTACCTTTTAATACACAGTCTGGAGGTGAGGTAAGCTCTATAGCCGTCAGTGATGTACGGATTTTCCCTCAGAAAGCCTGGCACTTGCTCATAAGTGTACAGTCTGATGCCTCTGGGCACAAGGACAGGCCAGTACTGATAACTGCCCAGCTCTATGTACTGGGTATTCTTCAGCACCTTCGCCGAAGGCATCGTGGATAAACACAGTTACTCTATAAAGAGCTGGAACACAAATTCAAGTTTGGATTAGTCATGAAGTTTATATACATACGTCTTTTTTAATGCCACGTAGACAGCTAGCATTACTAAGTAAGATTCCCACCgagcattcatttatttatagtgcTGTCTAACTCAACAAGAtgcaaataaacataaacatgaaaTGGTTAATGATTATAACCGACATTAAAGTGCATATTTACACTATATATTTCGAGTTTGCTCGGTTATTAATAAAGTCCCCATTTTCGGCTAACGCTAGTTTTCAATTAGTGTCTTTGTAATGCTAACCAACTTTAGCTAAGCTAACGTCAGTATGCCCCCGTACCATTttcaagaaaataaacacataaacccGAGTTTAGCTGTTATCCGAGTTAAACACTCAATATTCTGGGTTAATCCAACACCATAAATACTACACGGctgtacagacagacagagctaGGTTGCTAGTTACCGATGCTAGTCGAGAGCTTTTATAGCTAGCATTTGAGGACAGCTAGTTTGTAAGGGTTTTGTTTTACACGCACCACAACATGCTCACTTTATCACTTGTTTACTTACCACTGAATCAGCTAAATATCTGTACCAAGCAGTCCATTTGTATATATTGGCGCGTAGCTCAATTATACCGATTTAAACCCTACCATGTCTAATAGCTAATCTCAACATTGCCTGCAATACAGCTGTAAACTCGTTAACAGGCTAACTCAGATGCACATATCCcaacctccaaaaaaaaaaatcatttcagggAGGTGGCTTCACCGGTTAATGACATAACTGCTATAAAGCTCATTAGATTTCTGTTATTTTTCGTTTTTGTCATGATGGTCCATATAGTAAACCGTTTATTGCACACACTttatggccaaacgtttgtggacaactgactattacacccatatgtgcttgttgaacatacagttgcagtcaaaatgattCAGCCCCCATTGCcgatcaggtttattgtcaaaatgtacagactttcagctgtttgcaatgaacaaatcaaacaaaagcaattgaaataattcagcacaatgaatgcttcaagtggtttcccccaattcaactgaaaatgcaacttataatgatttctccagtttctaaattattcaaccccttgaaCAGAATCAACagcttggtggcaacaggcaccgAGGTGTCAGTAAGCACCGTAAGGTGCGTACTAAAACAGAAgttttccatgccagaactacACCACTATTGACCCAAAAGCATAAGAAAAATCggttcaaaatcatataaaaagccacagaagttttgggattctgttctgtggagagatgaaataaaactggaacttttcagcatgatggatcagtggtatgtctggagaaagaagcatggtggtggctcagtgatgctctggggctgctttgcatcctctggcactggaaacctgcagcgtgtggaaggcaagatggattcattgaagtatcaggaaatcctaggagaaaacatcatgctgtctgtgaggaagctgaagtttGGGCGTCATTgcaccttccaacaggacaatgatcccaagcatacctcaaattccactaaggcttggttgcagaaaaagtcctggaagattctacaggaccatcacagtcacctgacttgaactacatagaaaatctctggtgggatttgaagaaggtggttgcagcacgcaaacccaagaatattactgaactggagtcCATTGCTCatgaatgggctaagattcctcaggaactctgccagaagctatgcatctcatttgcagcaggtcataacagcgaAAGGGTGCTCTATTAAGTATTAAAGATGCTTGTCATgaaagggttgaataattttggaactggagaaatcattataatttgcattttcagttgaatttggggaaaccacttaaatcattcattgtgttgaactatttcaatctcttttatttgatttgttcatttcaaacagctgaatgtctgtacattttgacaataaatctgatttgcaatgggggttgaataattttgattgcaactgtaacataacataacataacacgCAtcattgccacaaagttggaagcacacaactttttgtatgtctttgtctttgtatgctgtagtgttaGTTTCAGTGAATTGAAACtgtaagaggcccaaacctgttccagcacgacaatgcccctgtgcataaggcaagctccatgaagacatagtttgccaGGGTTGGGGTGgaagaagaactcgagtgtcctgcacagaaccgtgacctcaaccccactgaacacctttgggatgaactggaacactgacctcctcacccaacatcagtgcctgacctcaatgagcacaaatccccacagccacactccaaaatctagtggatagccttccaagaagagtggaggttattagaaCAGCAAAATGGGGACAAgatctgaaatgggatgttcaaaatgcacatatgagtgtgttatcaggtgtccacaaacgtttggccatatagtgtattacaaTTCCTTAGGCAATGATTAAAAATTTGTCAACATCTCTAAGTCACTTAAAATACAGTACTGCACAGTATGACATGATAAGATTTTGTTTGATAATAGATTGATTCAATATTTGACCATGCCACTGAATCTGCGACGATACGATTCAGTTTGATTTAATAGCCTCTGATAGATATGTGACCAACTTTGTTCCAGATCTGCAGCTACTGTTCACGAATTCACTAATGATGACTATTTACacatcattttcaaaatatgacttttttgtttttaaattgcatttgtCTGTACTTTGTAGATAATAATAGATTTATAATCAATTATAATTGATAATAAACTATTCATAATGAATTATAATTGataataatccatttattattgttgcctcaattcatttcaattcatgcattttaaattgatgcatcAATCCAAATCATTCGATTGTTACCCATCCTATTCTAAAGCAGGGGTATTCAACTAAACCTTATAAAGGTTTAGTGAAATAAAATTTCTTGTTTACAAAGTTCCAGATAAACAATTAACATAATTGAATTACATTAATGCTTAACCATTGACCATTGATTTGTTCATGGCTATAAGTAAGACATTTTGGTGTGGTTATGCTCCCACAGTTATTTTTGATTGTATCTCACTTaatttcagtaactgctttatcctgatcagggttcatgtggatccagagcctatacCTGAAATGCTGGGCGTGCAGTGagaatacaccttggatgggatgccagtacatcacagggcaccattcgTGCACACATTTACCTCTACGGGCAATTTATTTTAGCCAGTTCTTGATTGTATCGGCCTGTGATATTTTGTAACAAACATAGTTGCTTTTAATtcccaaatataaacaaattaatccaattcaattcaattcaattttatttgtatagcgctttttacaatggacattgtctcaaagcagctttacagaaatatataaacacaggatacagatattaaaggtgtgaatttatccctaatgagcaagccggtgttgacggtggcaaggaaaaactccctaagatgataaaggaatgaaggaagaaaccttgagaggaatcagacttaaaagggaacccatccagCATCTGGGTGACTTCATATCTGGACCTCTCCCCACTTACAAATTGGTAAATTTTAACCACGCTGACTccaaccaggataaagcatttactgaagatgaatgaatgaatgtgataAATGTACTGCATAagcatttacattacaaaaaaacattagtaGAAAACCACTTTGTGCTGTTTTCAATCTCTTATATATTGTATTCTTTGATTTCACTATACAGcccagtcatttttttttagctaagtTCAAATGTAGTTTAAACATAGTGAAAAGTGCACTTAAGTAgttattaaaatgtacaaataatcAAGCCAAGGAAACTATACAAAAATTGCACTTATGTGGAGCATTATGTGGAGTACATTAGAGTATTGCATAACTTTCTACCACAGGGGAATGGTCATAAAATTTGGCTCTCACTAAAAGCCGAAAAACATTTCCTGTACTATTCTTTTAATTGCAGCAGGAAAAGGGCCAGAACAGGACCCATTTATCTTTTGTTAACTGACATGGAACAATTGCTTACTACTTAATGACTTCACACTTTACTGTTGTGCAAGCTTTTTCTGCTTTTGGATGTCTCATTATCTACATGCTATCAGGTCTCCTCAACACTCTGggacagaataaaaaaatttacattttacaatgttAAACAATGGTAAGGAACCAGCTGGTAAGAACTGCACACAATAAACAGACTTAACCCctgtcctgagctcaggttcaaCGGTCCTTTCTACACAGTTCCCACAGAAAGGGTGCACTGAATTATTCCACTGAACtgagtggattttttttcactcaAGGCCCTGCAACAGTAGCACAAGCAATCATCAGCAAATATGCTCCAGAATTAATAAATTTGTGATTTGATTTTTCCAAGTAAAGCCTTTAGTGAAAAGCAGTAAGCTTCTTAAATGACTGTAGTAAAAATTCTGGTCAGATTGTGATTACCTAAACCCTATCTCCCaaagcttgatttttttttctttccaggtGGTGGTTCATTGGCTACACACTGTAGGAGGCAGAATCCACCTGAGAGTTCCCAGATGACTCAAAAACACTATTGCAGTTCtagaataatataaaaatgttgtgtCTTATGACTTTCCATATCTCACATCGCAATATGTCATAAATTTAGGATGTCTCTGACACTAGCTGTGATTCTAGTGGTAAATAGAGTTCCAGTAGAGTTAAATACACAAATGTAAACCTTTGAATGATTGGGTGTGCAAGACCATTAAAAGGTTCCAGGTTCCAAAAAACTGGAACGGAATAAAAATGGGACAAGAGGGGGAAATTAATGAGGGTGTATAACACaataaatcagaaataaataacagacaaacctaatttaaaaaaaaagcacaatgatATGGCAGGTATatttgctgcctcacagctccaggatccctggtTCAATCatgagcttgggttactatacGTGTacagtttctgtgcatgtgcatgttctGTGCAAGTGCCAGCATGAGATTTCTTCTGgcttccagtttcctcccaagcAGGTAaatggattggctatgctaaattgccactaggtgtgaatgtgtgtgtgaatgtgtgtgcatagttATTGTAATGCACTGGTGTCCCAgacagggtgtattcccacctcctACCCAGATCCCAagggctccagatccactgtgatTCTGACAAgcataaagtgcttactgaagataaatgaatgaaaaacctAATTATGACAAACTTAAAAAAATGGAGCTATATgacaaaaagtatgtggacatctacCCACAAACaactgtctagaatgtctttgtatgctctaacattaacattttcctttcactggagctaagaggcccaaacctgttccaacgTTGCAATGCCccatgcacaaagtgaggtccaaaaAGCCATGGCTTACCACAGGTCCAcaaattttggccatatattgtatgTAAAAAGTAGAATCCTTCACTCTGGTGAAGGATTTGTGTGAAATTGTGTAAAACAGTCAGTTGTGTAGGTCTTTGATGGCAGATATTTGCATGTACCTGAAATCCGTAGCAGACCATGAGTCCTAGAAGGCTCTGAGGGTTCCTCTCTGACTGAACTACATT contains:
- the paqr3a gene encoding progestin and adipoQ receptor family member 3a, yielding MPSAKVLKNTQYIELGSYQYWPVLVPRGIRLYTYEQVPGFLRENPYITDGYRAYLTSRLCIKSLFILSNETVNIWSHLLGFFLFFSLGVYDMVAVLPMVGASREDYVIYSIGLFCFQVCMLCSVGYHLFCCHRSEKTSRRWMALDYAGISIGTLGCYVPGVFYAFYCNNYWRQVYLVMVLAMTLAEFFAQIHPLYLTKKWQKLRSVIFSSVVAYGLIPTIHWIWLSGGFSSEIVQDFIPRVFIMYLLAAVAFIFYISKVPERYFPGQLNYIGSSHQIWHILVVFMFYWWHQSALFLTNYRHTHPCPDYLQHA